Within Mustela lutreola isolate mMusLut2 chromosome 10, mMusLut2.pri, whole genome shotgun sequence, the genomic segment TCAGCTATAACTGTTGTCATTATAAAGCAGCTAGAAttcaaaccataaaatacctaaaccagttcCCCGAAGTGGTTATCAGTATATTAAACTGCTCACTGACATTCAattcaaaagtattttaaatcaaGCCATAACTAAAAGGCCCAATTCATCTTGTTTAGGACGGGAAGAGCAGAATTACCGGTCCAtccaataatgaaaatataaatttacaaTTAGCGGactcaaatttcattttaatacttATCTTAATTCTACCAGTAATTTCTATGTTATTTAACCCCAAGGGGCTTAATAAGCAATCATGAAACAACTCTGACATCACATAAGGAATTTTAAAGTAGTATATAAAAGATGTACCTTTCTGGCAAGTTCTATCATTTCCAAAGAAAAGTTGTGCCTAGTGCAACACTGattaaaaatattcctaaatcTACAAAGAATTGTTTCCATTGTTATTTTAGAATCTCATCCAAAACTATAATAATTCCAGTTaatcattatttccttcattttgtttttattatagcatGTTTGCTTAATTTACAGCAAGCAGAAAATAAGCTGGGTCTTGTTTTGATCCAAACATTGATGTTTTAAAGGTTGTACacaatatttgttaaaaagaacatataaaaatacctttttagAAGCttctataagaaagaaaatacaaagtttaaCCCCACAACTTTCCTCTTTGCTAGAACTGCAAACTACTGCTACAGTTTTAAATAGACTTTTTGTTGTTTAAACTATACATCCaggaaaatctaaaaaattaaagaaacgtGCATATAAATGATTGCATAGCAGAACATGAACATTAACTGCAAACagtaaagaaatgaaagttaGAAATACTATCAAATATACAAAGGTTCTAGAATCAATCCTTTAAACACATTCCACAAACAGTATTTAAAAACCATCTTTTTTGTTCTTTACAGGCAAGGCCTATATTACTAAAACCAAAATTGGAAAAAAGTAATCCTCTAAAAGGAATCGTTTCTCCACAATATTTCTTACTTATACCTGCAAGCAAgcaatctaaaatttttaaagatgctaGCTTTTATTCTGAAATGAGATTGGACAAGTCCCTCTTATTGCCCCCCCAAACGATCTCTCAGAGAAACGCTAGAAATTATAAACGATTagggtcttgttttcttttttagtcagGTACTACATTGAAAATCAAACTCAGAGATGGGactctttaattctttttccaaaatattttaaatttcatggcACCACAGATCACCTAGAATGGGAGTGTTCTCTTTCAACTTGCCTCACCTGAAATTAGCTGATGTGTGAAGAACAAGTCTCTTCATAAAGTGGGAGGCAAATTTTGATACAAATGCACAGACCAAGTGCTATAAGCATCAAAATTCAGTTTACACTACGCATATGCATGAACAAAATCTACTCTGAAACAATTTATTGCTGCTTTTTAACAGCAGTTAAGAAAACTAAGCAGTATCACCAACAATGCTCCTTGAAGTTGAGAGGAACTACTTGagagcatttttttcccttaaaattattTCTGCCATTATTGACCTGCTTAAATTTTAAGGTGAGTTCTTCTGATGTTTATATGTTTCAAATCTtcacagaaaccagaaaaaagcAGTGAAGGCTCCATGTTTCAGTTAAAAACTCAATCTTCCCCCAAATGCTACTTAACCCAGTTGGCATCATTCCCCAAGACAGTGGGGTTAACAAAAGAACTATTCCACGCTCTGTCATAAATTAACTATTATCACGGGCCTAGACATCTTAACAAGACAAAAAGGTCCACCCTGAACCTACATGTGTCTGATCAGTCAGTGTTGTACTGTGGCTACAACTTCACTTTTGTATCATTCTATCTTATTAGCAAGCTACATTTCTAGGTTAACAGTTCTACCAAATATGGttatgaaagtttatttttaataagacaaTGTTGCAAATTATGGTCAACCAACATCTTTCCACCAATACTTCAAGCATAAAAAATgagaatctttacaaaaatatacaGAGACACCACAAATTGGTAGCTGCCCGTAACATTAAACAAACTGGACTCTTAAGAGTGGCTTCTCAACAGcatatcattttaattataaccATTTGCCTGGTACAGGGAAAACTGACAAGTGTTTTTTAAGCATCATTGCAACATTGTATTCCTGATAATTTAAGTAAACCAAACtatgagtaaatgaatgataCATGCCTAAAAATATCAAGGTTTATACTATCAGTGGCCACTGGACTTAGGACTAGTCCAAGACCTTGATCTAGATTTTGACCTAGACCTAGATTGTGATCTTGACTGAGATTTGGATCTAGGTGGTTCTTTTTTCCTTGATTCCTTTTCATATCTTGAGCCAGACTTATAATGTGTTTTGGAATCTGTTTTAGAGGTGCCTCTAGTTTTGGTGTGAGATGCAGACCTAGAACGTGATTtagccttcatttctttcttgggCTGGGACTTGGACCGTGATCTTGAATTGGATTTAGATCTTGAAAAAGATCGATTTCGGTGTTTGAATCTTTCAAAACAGAGGAGAGATACAATTAGAGTAAAAATTAGATTCTATATTAatcaaatttgttatttttagagCAAAAGTTCACTCTGAAATTGAAAAACATAGAAGTCTTTTTCAAAGCAAAGTTATTTACCTATCATTGTCGGAATGGCTTCTGCTACGCCGTGGTCTTCCAGCCGGTCTACTGCTAAAAAGTACATCAGAAAGAGCAAACAGTGACAAATGTCTATTTACAGTCTTCTAaagtttctaattaaaaaaagtgagccataaaactttttaaatgaatcactaaaatatttttagtttcaatgAAGCATACAATGTATATAATTAAAGTGTacagaaagataaaattaaatgctaacaaacatttatcttttctgaCAGATTACTGTACTACACATCACACTTACTTTCTAGGACTATAAGATCTTCTATAGTTGTAATCAAAGGACCGGCTTCTTGATCTTCTTCTTTCATAACTCCGGCTTCTAGAACGTCTGTATCTGTCATAATCATCATAGCGTGAAGAGCTGTACACATTCCTCCCTTCCTTGGCTTTCATTTGATTTGGAGCTAATGATATACATAGAACAAATATTTAGAGACATTAAAACCTAGTATTCTAAGTCTTTAAATTACAGGAAAAATTTCTGTCTTCCCTTACACCCCCGAATTGTGTCAAGATCAATTGTGACTGTTAGTCTTAGAAAGGGCATTTGTTTTTTAGGGTGTCTATCAGAATATTGTTTTCTGTTAAAAATGATACTCTCAATTACCTTCCCAACTATTTTTTGTCAGAGACTTTTTCACCATCTAGCTTAGCTTGTTGTCCAAAAATATGCCAAttatttcaacattaaaaaaattcacatttttaagatttccaAATTAAAACATGACACTGAGCCATATGCTAATTTGGAATTATTCTGTGTGGTTTTCATTTATTAGGAACATAATTAACAATGACAAAACACTTATTGGTGGCCTAGGAACAGTATTTTAGTATTAAAATGCAGAGCTATATGGTTAAAAGGTTCTGAGAGATCACAATAAAAGTGGAAAAGAGCACTTATTGGATGCCTCAGACATACCTGCATCCCTGGACAGTCCTGAATTCCTGTTATCTTATTCAAGTCTATGAAGTGATACTGCAAGtttgtgtgtttatataaatACCACAGCAAACACCCAAGAACCAGAGAATTACTGGCAGCTAGTGTCAACTTCCAtgttcctcctctctccagcAGCTATTTTCATCTCTATCTTTTAGTATCTTGCCCAAGGTAACAAAATGGTTGAGCCCCGGCCTACCAGACTCTAAAGCCTATTCTCCCGCATCATTAGTATGTGGCTAACACCTGGTGTTTACccacataataaaaaccacagacTAATATAAAACCAATTCTAGGTTTAGCCTGTAATCTTTCTCAGGTtaattttatctgttcatttccAGAGTCAAGCAGTCAAATACCCAATTATAACTTGAAGATCTTTATGAAGAGAAATGGCTGAATAGACCCAAGAGTTTCcaaattatttcccttttaattCCACCCCCAATTATTAAAAACATGGTACAGCAGACTGTATAAATCCACATTCTTGTAAGTCCAAACACATTTCAGGCACTCTAACTTTCTGCAAAGTATGTGAGAACTCTTTCTAGATTTTGAACAGATAGACAAATTGTGAATACTTCCAAAAAGAGGTATTAATGCACTGtttaaaaatgacatactatatataaacatgtattaagCATAAGAGTACTTACTCTTCCGATCCCCCTGTGCAAACTGTATTTCAATTTGGCGTCCGCAAATCCATTTTCTGTCCAAATTATGTAAAGCGTCTTCGGCATCACGGACATCCTCAAATGTGCTAAATGTTAAGGGGCTTGGGAAGTTTTGCATACTTTGATAACAAATGAACGTTTGGATGGTAGGTCTGGAACAATTCAGTCTCTCATTATTCTAGAAAATCATCCAGACCTCACCTACTCAGGTTGGTTGATTCAGCTATAGACACTTCATAGCATTAAAGCACTTGTGATTTCCTACAGTATACATGTGAAAACACGTGTGATTACATAttataaagttattaaaataagatTGGTTATAGCTGAACTACCAAGTAATCCTATCAAAAGTTTTCTTCCTGAGTTTCAAGTTTTacagaagcaaaaaagaaaaataaatgtcagttCTGTTGTAtactaaaacaaaaatttctgaaaaaccaaaactttttcatatttttgtttcaaaggaaaaaaaaatgccaatagTTCTTGTGTAAGCAAGCAGAATATACCTTACCTTACAAGTGATAAAACATGAACTTCAAGTTTattttgctgtttctctctgcTCTGACACTACTATTTCATGTAGCTGTCTTCCTTATACCATACGGGAAGACTAGTATGCTATCCACTTGTGGGTATCAAAACAGAATCAAGCATTAAATACTGAAGATATCACTATACCAAAAGCATATTACACCCATGCATAGACTATAAAAGCATGCGGTCAAGAAATAACAGACCATTTCTAAAGATTCCTGGACTGGAAAGTCTTAACCATATGTACTAAACATACAGCTCCCTGCAAAGAAGTGGGTCTGGCACTGGTTTTCAACTTGAGAATTTCAAGATAACATTTATAAATCTGACAGAGGAACTACTGGTACTGGTTTTTGATTGGAGAGGCGGTTGTCTTGCCCGCCCTCTTCCCTCACT encodes:
- the SRSF10 gene encoding serine/arginine-rich splicing factor 10 isoform X1; its protein translation is MSRYLRPPNTSLFVRNVADDTRSEDLRREFGRYGPIVDVYVPLDFYTRRPRGFAYVQFEDVRDAEDALHNLDRKWICGRQIEIQFAQGDRKTPNQMKAKEGRNVYSSSRYDDYDRYRRSRSRSYERRRSRSRSFDYNYRRSYSPRNSRPAGRPRRSRSHSDNDRFKHRNRSFSRSKSNSRSRSKSQPKKEMKAKSRSRSASHTKTRGTSKTDSKTHYKSGSRYEKESRKKEPPRSKSQSRSQSRSRSKSRSRSWTSPKSSGH
- the SRSF10 gene encoding serine/arginine-rich splicing factor 10 isoform X7, which translates into the protein MKAKEGRNVYSSSRYDDYDRYRRSRSRSYERRRSRSRSFDYNYRRSYSPRNSRPAGRPRRSRSHSDNDRFKHRNRSFSRSKSNSRSRSKSQPKKEMKAKSRSRSASHTKTRGTSKTDSKTHYKSGSRYEKESRKKEPPRSKSQSRSQSRSRSKSRSRSWTSPKSSGH
- the SRSF10 gene encoding serine/arginine-rich splicing factor 10 isoform X6, coding for MSRYLRPPNTSLFVRNVADDTRSEDLRREFGRYGPIVDVYVPLDFYTRRPRGFAYVQFEDVRDAEDALHNLDRKWICGRQIEIQFAQGDRKTPNQMKAKEGRNVYSSSRYDDYDRYRRSRSRSYERRRSRSRSFDYNYRRSYSPRNRPAGRPRRSRSHSDNDSQVSKKKNDR
- the SRSF10 gene encoding serine/arginine-rich splicing factor 10 isoform X4, with product MSRYLRPPNTSLFVRNVADDTRSEDLRREFGRYGPIVDVYVPLDFYTRRPRGFAYVQFEDVRDAEDALHNLDRKWICGRQIEIQFAQGDRKTPNQMKAKEGRNVYSSSRYDDYDRYRRSRSRSYERRRSRSRSFDYNYRRSYSPRNRPAGRPRRSRSHSDNDRPNCSWNTQYSSAYYTSRKI
- the SRSF10 gene encoding serine/arginine-rich splicing factor 10 isoform X2, with the protein product MSRYLRPPNTSLFVRNVADDTRSEDLRREFGRYGPIVDVYVPLDFYTRRPRGFAYVQFEDVRDAEDALHNLDRKWICGRQIEIQFAQGDRKTPNQMKAKEGRNVYSSSRYDDYDRYRRSRSRSYERRRSRSRSFDYNYRRSYSPRNRPAGRPRRSRSHSDNDRFKHRNRSFSRSKSNSRSRSKSQPKKEMKAKSRSRSASHTKTRGTSKTDSKTHYKSGSRYEKESRKKEPPRSKSQSRSQSRSRSKSRSRSWTSPKSSGH
- the SRSF10 gene encoding serine/arginine-rich splicing factor 10 isoform X5, yielding MSRYLRPPNTSLFVRNVADDTRSEDLRREFGRYGPIVDVYVPLDFYTRRPRGFAYVQFEDVRDAEDALHNLDRKWICGRQIEIQFAQGDRKTPNQMKAKEGRNVYSSSRYDDYDRYRRSRSRSYERRRSRSRSFDYNYRRSYSPRNSRPAGRPRRSRSHSDNDSQVSKKKNDR
- the SRSF10 gene encoding serine/arginine-rich splicing factor 10 isoform X3 gives rise to the protein MSRYLRPPNTSLFVRNVADDTRSEDLRREFGRYGPIVDVYVPLDFYTRRPRGFAYVQFEDVRDAEDALHNLDRKWICGRQIEIQFAQGDRKTPNQMKAKEGRNVYSSSRYDDYDRYRRSRSRSYERRRSRSRSFDYNYRRSYSPRNSRPAGRPRRSRSHSDNDRPNCSWNTQYSSAYYTSRKI
- the SRSF10 gene encoding serine/arginine-rich splicing factor 10 isoform X8, translated to MSRYLRPPNTSLFVRNVADDTRSEDLRREFGRYGPIVDVYVPLDFYTRRPRGFAYVQFEDVRDAEDALHNLDRKWICGRQIEIQFAQGDRKTPNQMKAKEGRNVYSSSRYDDYDRYRRSRSRSYERRRSRSRSFDYNYRRSYSPRKPNCSWNTQYSSAYYTSRKI